A region of the Gemmatimonadaceae bacterium genome:
TGTGCCGCAGCTCCCCGGTGTGCAGCTCCTCCCGCGTGGCGTGCGCGCGGCGGCGAATCGCGTCCAGCTCGTGCTCCGCGCGGGTAAGGTCTTCGTCGGCGGTCTTCACCCCCAGCTCGGCCGCGGCCATCCGGGCCTCGACGTCCTTGTACGTGGCGTCGAGCGCCTCGAGATCCAGCCGCGACTTGGCGAGCTGCTCGCCGAGGTGCGCGTCGGACTGCGACAGCGTGGACAGCTCGCTCACCAGCGACTCCACGCGCGTGGACGCGGAGGCCAGCTTTTCATCGAGATGCCGCTCGCGGTCCTGCGCGACCTGCAATCGCGCTTCGGCCTGCGCCTTCGCCACCTGGGCTTCGGTGCGACGGTCGCGCGCCGCTTCCTGCTTGCGCTCCGCGTCGACGAGCAGCTCGCGCGCGGCCGCGATCTCGGTGTCGCGCTCGCTGGTGTGCTCGCGCTGCGCCTGGAGCTGCGTGTCCACGCCCGTCATGCGCTTGCCCAACTCGCTCCGGCGCTCGTCGATTCGCGCGCGCGCGGCCGCGGCTTCCGCCAGCTCCCGCGCGGTGCGCTGGTGCTGCCGGTGCAGCTCGGAGAACCGGTCCTCGGCCTGCCGGGTGTCCCGCGTAGCGGTGGCGACGGCGGCGTTCGCGGTCTCGAGCACGGCCTCTGACGCCGCTAGCGAGTGCCGCGCCGCGCGTGACCGCGCCGACGATTCCGCGTGCCGCGCGCGCGCCTCCGTGAGCCGGTCGGCCAGCTCGCCAAGCTCGGCTTTGCGTCGCAATGGTCCCGGGCCCGCGAGCGCGCCCGGCAGCCACACCGCGCCGCGCGCATCCACGAACGCGGTTCCTTCGCCGATCGGTCTCGTGCCGCCGAGCAGAGCCCGCACCCAGCGATCCGCCGGCGCGGCCGGAGTGACGCTGCGCAGCAGCTCGTCCGCTTCCTGCGACGACGCGACATCCGGCGCGCGGTCAACGGGCAAGAGGAGCAGGGGGCCGGGGTTGGCGCGCAGGTGCCACTCGCGCACGGCGTCGGCGACGCCCGCGTCGCGCACGAGCACCGCGTGCACGCCCGCGCCGAGGAACCTCTCGACGAGTCCGGCGGCGGCCGTGCCCGCGGTGATGAAATCGCTGAGCGGTCCGAGAATCGCGCCGGCGCCGAACTGCTCGCGCTCCTCCAGCAGACGCGCGGCGGCGGGCGCGAGCCCGACGCGCTCGCTCTCGAGCGCCTCCAGCGCGTGCATCCGCGCTTCCATCGCAGTCTGCTCTTCGCCCACGCTCAGCATCTCCGCGCGCGCGAGCGCCTCGGAGTCGCGCGCAATACGCACGGACGCCTCCGCTTCGGCGGCGGTGGCTTCGGCCGCGGCGAGCTCCGTGCGCGCTATCTCGAGGCCGTCGCGCGCGGAATTCATCTCGCGCTCCAGCCCGCCCGCGGTCTCGCGCAGTTGTTGCTCTTCCTGCGACAGCGCCACGAGCCGCTGCTCCAGCTCGCCCAGCTCCCGCTCGGCCGCGTCGCGGTCCAGCGTAAGGCGGTGCAGATGCTCAGACAGATCGCGAGCCTTCCGCTCGGCGGCCTCGAGCGACGCGCGCGCGGCGGCAAGCGCGCCGCGGACTTCTTCCTCGGCACCGACTTCCTTCTGCACCGCGTCGATCGCTTCGGTCAGCTCGTACTCCAGCTGCGCGCGCTCTTCCGCCGACCGCGCGCGCTCGGCCGCTACGCGCTCCGCGACCGCGCCGCCCTCGCGGTGCTCCTGCTCCGCCTTCTCCCGCCGCATGAGCGCATGCCGCTGCCGCTCTTCCGCGACCATGATCTCGCGCCGCAGCGAGTCGAGCGCGTCGCGCTGCTCGGTGGCCAGCCGCGTCAGCTCGGCGCGCTGAGCTTCGGTCGCCGCGCGCAGGCCGTGCGCGGCGTCGCGCGCGGCTTCGGCGCGAGTGACCTCCGCTTCCGCCAGCGGCGCGGCCTCGCGCAGCCCGGCGACTTTGGCGCCGAGGTCGGCGAACTCTCCGTGCCACGACGCCATCTCGCGCGCGGCCAGCGCGATCTCGACCGTGAATCGCCGCTTCGAGATCTCCTCCGCGCGCTCGGCTTTCTTTCGCTGCCGCGCCAGCGACCGCACCTGCGACTGCACTTCGCTCAGCAGGTCGTCGAGCCGCGAGAGATCGACCGTGGTCTCCTCGAGGCGCCGCTCAGCAGTGCGCTTGCGGTCGCGGTACAGGCTGACGCCCGCGGCTTCCTCGAACAGCTCGCGGCGCTCGTCGGGCTTGTCGGACAGGAGCGCGTCGATCATGCGCGCTTCGATCACCACGCCGGCGTCCGCGCCGAGTCCGGTGCCGCGCATCATGTCGTGAATGTCGCGGAGGCGGCACGCCGAGCGGTTGAGGAAGTACTCGCTCTCGCCCGAGCGGCTCAGCCGCCGCGTCACGACGACTTCGCGGAACGGGACGTCGAGCCCGCCGTCGTCGTTCTCGAAGTGGAGCGAGACTTCGGCGATGTTGACCGGCCGGCGCGCGGACGACCCCTGGAAGATCACCTCTTCCATCTTGGCGCCGCGCAGCGCTCGCGCGCGCTGCTCGCCGAGCACCCAGCGCACCGCGTCGGACACGTTGGACTTGCCGCATCCGTTCGGACCGACGATCGCGGTCACGCCCGGCTCGAAGCTGAACTCCGTCAGGTCGGCGAACGACTTGAATCCATGCAACTCGAGCTTGGTCAGCCGCACTAAAGAGTTCTCCCTTTCCGGTATACCAGCAGCGATCGAATCCCCGCCGAGCTCAGCGAGTCCTGCAACACCGCCGCGTCCGCCGGCGCGGCGAACGCCCCCGCGTACACGAGCGCGGTTCCCTCCGGCTGCAGCAACGCGTAGACCGGCAGTCCGCGGGCCAGATATTTCTGCAGCGCGCCCGGGACGCCCCCGGCGGTAGCCACGCTGTCCACGAGGAGCGCGAACGGCACGCGCACCACGAACCCCGCGGACTCGGCGACCACCCGCGACCGGCGAACAGCGACGAGCAGCGAATCAGCGCTCCGGATTTCAGGGTATGCGCCTCCGACGACACGATACCAGGTGATTCGATCGGGCCCCACGGGCACCGGCGAGATCGTTCCGGCCGGGACTGCTTTCAGCTTCTCGCGCAGCTCAAAGTTAGCACCTTCGAGGGTGTTTGCCGCGAGAAATTCCACCGCGTACGCCGCTGCCACGGCGGAGTCGCGGGGGTTGCCCACGAGCACGCTGTCGGGTGCCGGCGGCGCCGGGACGGCGATGGGCGCGCTCACGCGCGGCGCGGCGTTCTCCGAGCTGGGCGCTCTTTGCGTGATGAGGAACGTCGTCACGGCCAGCACGAGCACCAGCGCTGCCAGGCCGGCCGACGCATACGCGCGGGGCGACAGCCCCGCCGGCAGCAGCCGTTCGTCCTCCATGGGGATCTCGCGCGTGGGACGCGGCCGCTTCGGCAGCGGTGGGCTGTCCGGCGAGGGGATCCGCTTGAGGACGAGGAATTGCGGCGGCGGATTCACCAGCGCCTTGCCGACGACTACCGCGCCGTCGACGCTCTCGACCAGCCGCCGCAGCCCGGGGGCGGCGGCCGACGCCACGATCAGCAGCAGCGAGCCGTGCTTGCGGAATTCGCGCGCGAGAGCCAGCCAGCGCGTGCTCTCGTACACGCCATCCTGGCGCACGTCGTCAGTACCGCTGGGGAGGACGAACAGCCTGGACGATCCGGCGACCTGGTGCTCGAGGCGAGCGAACGACACGCCGTACAGGATCGCTTCCGTCACCCCGTCGAGGTTCCAGTCTCCCAGCAGCGCGTGGATCGGACGGACGTCGCCGCTCAGGTCGGCGATGGTGACCTTGCGACGCTCGGCTGCCGTACGCGCCAGCCCGAGCGCGACCTCGGCGGCGACTTCATCGGTCTCGCCGCAGACGACCACGGCGTGGAAGCCGTCCACCACGGAGGCGAACGCGCTTCCCGCCTCCTCCCAGCTCCGGCCGGAACGCCGGCCGCGCAACGCGCTCAAGGCTCCCCTTCGTAAACCCAGTAGGGGCGGCCCGACTCGCGGCCCACGCGCTCGGCTTCCGCGCGCAGGGCGAACGGCCCGGCGATGACGCGGTACACGCGCGTGCCCGCGGTCTGCGTGGCGACCACTCTGACGGACGAGCTGCGCAAGGATATCTCGCGCGCCGCGGCGATGGCCGCGTCCTCGGAGAGCATCGCGGCGAACGACACCGTGTAGCCCACGGGTGCCGGCGGGGGAGGCTGCGGCGCTGGCCGCGGGGCCTGCGGCGCCGGGGCGGAATCCACCGGCGCCGCGGGCCCGATCGAGTCGAAGCGCAGCGTCTCGGGCTGAGTGAACTCCACCGGCCGGTCGAGCCCGGCGGGGCGCGCGCGGAAGCCGTTCCAGGATGTGAAATACCAGAAATCCCGACCGCCGCCCTTGATCGTCCGCACGGACTGCAGCGATTCGGGCTCGATGATCTCGACGTCGGCGCCTCGCAGCGTCACCACGGCACCGTCGGGAGCGACAGTGGGAAGATCGCTCTTCCACTCGGTCTCGACACTGCCGATGAGCCTGTTGGTGCCGACGGCGATCATCCACGCCGAGTCGCCGGACGCGGGCCGGACCAAGAGGTAGCGCCCGAGCGGATCCATGCGCAGCTCGCGGGGCTGCGCGGGCAGCTCGATGGTTTCGGTCAGTCTCCCGTTGTACCTGTCGATGACGCTCACCACTTCCGCGTCACGGTTGGCCACGTAGATGCGGTCGCCGCTCGGCGTAAGCGCGACGGCGATCACCGGCGAGCGAAAGCGGACGCTGCGCGCGACGGAGAGGTCGCGGCCGGCCATGCCGATGAGCGCGGTGTCGGTCATGAAGTAAACGCGGTCGCCGATCTGGTTGCGCACGGCGGTCCCGGCGGCCGGAAGGTACGCGGTGTCGAGCAACGTCGGGTCGGGGGCGCGCATCCGCCATACCGTGGTGCGCCCGCCCTCGCGCGCCGTGACGATGAGCGAGCCGTCCGGC
Encoded here:
- the smc gene encoding chromosome segregation protein SMC, with product MRLTKLELHGFKSFADLTEFSFEPGVTAIVGPNGCGKSNVSDAVRWVLGEQRARALRGAKMEEVIFQGSSARRPVNIAEVSLHFENDDGGLDVPFREVVVTRRLSRSGESEYFLNRSACRLRDIHDMMRGTGLGADAGVVIEARMIDALLSDKPDERRELFEEAAGVSLYRDRKRTAERRLEETTVDLSRLDDLLSEVQSQVRSLARQRKKAERAEEISKRRFTVEIALAAREMASWHGEFADLGAKVAGLREAAPLAEAEVTRAEAARDAAHGLRAATEAQRAELTRLATEQRDALDSLRREIMVAEERQRHALMRREKAEQEHREGGAVAERVAAERARSAEERAQLEYELTEAIDAVQKEVGAEEEVRGALAAARASLEAAERKARDLSEHLHRLTLDRDAAERELGELEQRLVALSQEEQQLRETAGGLEREMNSARDGLEIARTELAAAEATAAEAEASVRIARDSEALARAEMLSVGEEQTAMEARMHALEALESERVGLAPAAARLLEEREQFGAGAILGPLSDFITAGTAAAGLVERFLGAGVHAVLVRDAGVADAVREWHLRANPGPLLLLPVDRAPDVASSQEADELLRSVTPAAPADRWVRALLGGTRPIGEGTAFVDARGAVWLPGALAGPGPLRRKAELGELADRLTEARARHAESSARSRAARHSLAASEAVLETANAAVATATRDTRQAEDRFSELHRQHQRTARELAEAAAARARIDERRSELGKRMTGVDTQLQAQREHTSERDTEIAAARELLVDAERKQEAARDRRTEAQVAKAQAEARLQVAQDRERHLDEKLASASTRVESLVSELSTLSQSDAHLGEQLAKSRLDLEALDATYKDVEARMAAAELGVKTADEDLTRAEHELDAIRRRAHATREELHTGELRHSELSGKQTNIRERLEIEWRKPLEELLASAEPLELSDDELRAEAAALREQADALGPVNPLAIEEHDEESKRLEFLTAQRADLASAKASLHQAIREIDVTARDLFLTTFVAVRENFKRIFVTLFGGGECDLRLENPDTPLEGDIEIHASPRGKRTQRIHLLSSGERALVALSLLFGIFLNKPSPFCLLDEVDAPLDDQNIGRFVRMLNEFKKKTQFIVITHNPRTTTEAADAVYGVTMQEPGVSSLVSVRLTGDKAAEAEARDESAASLVA
- a CDS encoding SPOR domain-containing protein; translation: MRSHTSVLAVALLVAACGDREPRPATERSNGTMRGPDPIVLRIPRTGGAARGYVYPALDSVVWRGPSVSAIDRTLAFDPEAGLLSFVTTSGNPARLDLRLSRVSIASRGKLTSISSADGSAIYAVDGARVRRFTPAGDWDFTPPAAPRSVIPQPDGSLIVTAREGGRTTVWRMRAPDPTLLDTAYLPAAGTAVRNQIGDRVYFMTDTALIGMAGRDLSVARSVRFRSPVIAVALTPSGDRIYVANRDAEVVSVIDRYNGRLTETIELPAQPRELRMDPLGRYLLVRPASGDSAWMIAVGTNRLIGSVETEWKSDLPTVAPDGAVVTLRGADVEIIEPESLQSVRTIKGGGRDFWYFTSWNGFRARPAGLDRPVEFTQPETLRFDSIGPAAPVDSAPAPQAPRPAPQPPPPAPVGYTVSFAAMLSEDAAIAAAREISLRSSSVRVVATQTAGTRVYRVIAGPFALRAEAERVGRESGRPYWVYEGEP